The Treponema medium genome has a window encoding:
- the flgG gene encoding flagellar basal-body rod protein FlgG codes for MVRSLWTAATGMNSQQANIDTVANNLANVNTSGFKKQRAEFEDLLYQTIRAAGTPATEDTITPVGVEMGHGAKLAATQRNFEQGSLQNTGVSTDVAIAGEGFFRVLQYDGTYAYTRDGSFKIDADRQLVTSNGLRCLPEIIFPENYLPHTIAISQDGRVSVRVGEQDDPVEVGQIELYRFQNPVGLSAQGSNLFRQTPASGQAIAGRPGFNGFGKTEHKFLEMSNVSTVSEMVNMIVAQRAYEFNSKAIQTSDNMLGTAVGLKR; via the coding sequence ATGGTAAGAAGTTTATGGACAGCTGCAACCGGCATGAACAGTCAGCAAGCAAATATCGACACCGTTGCAAACAACCTTGCAAACGTGAATACCAGCGGTTTTAAAAAGCAGCGGGCAGAGTTTGAAGACCTGCTGTACCAGACCATTCGGGCGGCGGGAACACCTGCAACCGAAGATACGATTACACCCGTCGGCGTGGAGATGGGGCACGGTGCAAAGCTCGCCGCGACGCAGCGGAATTTTGAACAAGGGTCGCTGCAGAACACAGGTGTTTCTACCGATGTGGCTATTGCAGGAGAGGGGTTTTTCCGTGTGCTGCAATATGACGGCACCTATGCCTATACGCGGGATGGTTCCTTTAAAATCGATGCCGACCGGCAGTTGGTAACCTCAAACGGACTCCGCTGTTTGCCGGAAATTATTTTCCCGGAAAACTATCTCCCGCACACGATTGCAATCAGCCAAGACGGTCGGGTGTCGGTACGGGTAGGGGAGCAGGATGATCCGGTAGAAGTAGGCCAGATTGAGCTGTACCGCTTCCAGAATCCGGTCGGGCTTTCCGCTCAAGGAAGCAATTTGTTCCGGCAAACTCCGGCATCGGGTCAGGCTATCGCAGGGCGCCCCGGGTTTAACGGATTCGGCAAAACCGAGCATAAATTTTTGGAAATGTCGAATGTCTCTACCGTCAGCGAAATGGTCAACATGATTGTCGCACAGCGCGCCTATGAATTTAACTCAAAAGCCATCCAAACCAGCGATAATATGCTCGGCACCGCAGTCGGCTTAAAGCGGTAA
- the flgF gene encoding flagellar basal-body rod protein FlgF, with product MIRGWYTAASGMNAQQKQLDVIAQNLANADTTSYKRDVATHKNFPELLIRRLNDDGVVKNPFGSSDIAPIIGKLGLGVELNEIFTEFEQGSLKQTNAASDLALEGKGFFCVETPYGERYTRNGNFTVGVEGYLMTKEGYPVLGENGRIFLQDKEYKVNQNGEVYARPITEPDSDATLTDRLKIVTFENDRYLKKHGSSFYLDTPVSGSAIAAEGGDRPVVVQGFVEASNIKVVNEMVRMIEVNRAYEANQKTIQSEDTMMSKLWNEVAKVK from the coding sequence ATGATTAGAGGTTGGTACACTGCGGCAAGCGGCATGAACGCTCAGCAAAAACAGCTGGACGTTATCGCTCAGAATTTAGCAAATGCCGATACGACAAGCTATAAACGGGACGTTGCGACCCATAAAAATTTCCCCGAATTACTGATACGGCGCTTAAATGATGACGGCGTTGTTAAAAATCCCTTCGGTTCCTCAGACATTGCGCCCATTATCGGAAAACTCGGTCTTGGGGTGGAGCTGAATGAAATCTTTACCGAGTTTGAGCAGGGTTCCTTAAAGCAGACCAATGCCGCCTCCGATCTCGCGCTTGAAGGCAAGGGCTTTTTCTGTGTAGAAACCCCTTACGGCGAACGGTATACCCGCAACGGGAACTTTACCGTCGGTGTTGAAGGCTATTTGATGACCAAAGAAGGCTATCCCGTCCTTGGAGAAAATGGTCGCATTTTTTTACAGGACAAGGAATATAAGGTAAATCAAAACGGAGAGGTCTATGCGCGGCCGATAACCGAACCTGATTCGGATGCGACGCTTACCGACCGGCTCAAAATCGTTACCTTTGAAAATGACCGGTATCTGAAAAAGCATGGTTCCAGTTTTTATCTTGATACACCCGTGTCGGGGTCTGCTATCGCTGCGGAGGGCGGCGACCGTCCCGTTGTGGTGCAGGGCTTTGTCGAAGCTTCCAATATTAAGGTAGTCAACGAGATGGTACGCATGATTGAGGTCAACCGTGCGTATGAGGCAAATCAAAAGACAATTCAATCCGAAGATACAATGATGAGTAAACTTTGGAACGAGGTTGCGAAAGTAAAATAG
- a CDS encoding rod-binding protein, producing MISAVQHNSHTAPQHPVNKHAAKNTQSFSQLLDSLKTESARFSTAKESAHSNLSTRLPGEYLSSFEIVNPTDADRAAQPKGMGAVSAAQHSGAKATIDKTSELYQQALELESYFVKIMLDSMRSTLGKNSLTGKDSFAGKMYDDMMYEELSRTMTKNAGLGLADQIYLQLNQQG from the coding sequence ATGATTAGCGCAGTGCAGCACAACAGCCATACCGCACCGCAGCATCCGGTGAACAAACATGCTGCAAAAAACACACAGAGCTTTTCTCAGTTGCTCGATTCCTTAAAGACCGAATCCGCCCGCTTTTCTACGGCGAAGGAATCCGCTCATTCAAATCTTTCGACACGGCTTCCGGGTGAGTATCTAAGCTCATTTGAAATCGTCAATCCTACCGATGCAGATCGGGCGGCTCAACCTAAGGGTATGGGCGCCGTTTCTGCGGCACAGCACTCCGGTGCAAAGGCCACTATCGATAAAACCTCCGAACTGTATCAGCAAGCCCTTGAGCTTGAATCCTACTTTGTCAAAATCATGCTCGATTCCATGCGGAGTACACTCGGCAAAAACAGCCTGACCGGAAAAGACAGCTTTGCCGGTAAAATGTACGACGATATGATGTACGAAGAGCTTTCCCGCACAATGACCAAAAATGCAGGGCTCGGTCTTGCCGATCAAATATACTTACAGCTTAATCAACAGGGATAA